In Microplitis mediator isolate UGA2020A chromosome 2, iyMicMedi2.1, whole genome shotgun sequence, a single window of DNA contains:
- the LOC130663861 gene encoding uncharacterized protein LOC130663861 yields the protein MSERVRYQSTFVRDNLVMSHTNTSEMYYDCLQCTEHCRHASNTITDNINVNINDNNSNTLRGMSPAEINPNFVTNYKNNCQSYYSSDLYDSARNSKMCSQIQCVTTPARKRSSLARPVRIHDSSAHKNVPAELTEFSIDERSNPGETAYYTGGLPFDDHSGSEDAWPIRLRLEEILELTLSRSKKSKRMKTRKRKKVTLTSKHTHFKDTERLLKVLSINNVDQDCRYNVKRCSIM from the coding sequence ATGAGCGAACGCGTAAGATATCAGTCAACATTTGTGCGAGATAATTTAGTCATGTCCCATACAAACACCTCTGAGATGTATTATGATTGTTTGCAATGCACCGAGCATTGTCGGCACGCTAGTAACACAATAACTGATAACATTAATGTCAATATAAATGATAACAACAGTAATACCCTACGCGGAATGTCACCGGCAGAAATAAACCCAAATTTTGTTACGAATTACAAAAACAATTGTCAGTCATACTATTCATCAGATTTATATGACAGCGCACGTAATAGTAAAATGTGTAGTCAGATACAGTGTGTGACAACACCCGCAAGGAAGCGATCATCACTGGCACGACCTGTACGCATTCACGATTCATCAGCTCACAAAAATGTACCAGCAGAGTTGACTGAATTTTCAATTGACGAGCGGTCTAATCCCGGGGAGACGGCCTATTACACCGGCGGGCTACCATTCGATGACCACTCGGGCAGCGAAGACGCCTGGCCAATTCGTCTTCGTCTTGAAGAAATTCTCGAGCTTACTTTGTCTAGAAGTAAAAAGTCCAAGAGGATGAAAACACGGAAACGAAAGAAGGTTACGCTGACAAGTAAGCACACACACTTCAAAGATACCGAGAGACTTCTCAAGGTACTTAGCATTAATAATGTGGACCAAGATTGTAGGTACAATGTTAAACGTTGTTCTATCATGTag
- the LOC130663860 gene encoding chitinase-like protein Idgf4, translated as MKVLLAVIAALTVSLGAALDPHEHNKVVCYWNSTSFERPGPGKFQIEDLKPALPFCTHLIYGFAGVDANSFEAVPLRPNLDTGAGYAFYRIVTQLRQTYPHLKVYLSIGGNADPDYETHKYLTLTETPETRNRFINSVMRLVNEYDFDGIDLAWEFPETKVKKHRSTLGNVWHNIKKAFGGGKFKDEKEEEHRNGFTNLVRDLKVQLRSRNKALTLTVLPHVNATIYYDARLLAPNIEAVHLMAFDQVTPERNPKEADYPAPIYESYNRVPQDNIDAAVRYWLEHGTPGGKIVIGIPAFARTWKLTSESQISGVPPIVADGPGAEGPHTATPGILAYGEVCTRLTESHVGRLRRVGDPSKKYGSYAYQSYNPETGVDGVWVGYEDRDTAGNKASYSKAKGLGGVAIWDLSTDDFRGICAGDKFPIVHAAKDKL; from the exons atgAAGGTGTTGCTAGCGGTAATTGCCGCACTCACAGTCAGCCTTGGAGCTGCACTCGATCCTCATGAACACAACAAGGTTGTCTGTTATTGGAATTCTACTTCATTTGAACGTCCAG GACCAGGAAAATTCCaaattgaagatttaaaaccGGCATTGCCCTTCTGTACGCATCTTATCTACGGATTCGCGGGTGTAGACGCTAATAGTTTTGAAGCGGTTCCTTTGCGCCCGAATCTAGATACCGGCGCGGGATATGCATTCTACCGAATTGTCACACAACTAAGACAAACTTATCCTCATCTGAAAGTGTACCTCAGTATCGGTGGGAACGCCGACCCCGACTATGAAACAcacaaatatttaactttg ACCGAAACCCCAGAAACACGCAACAGATTCATAAATTCCGTGATGCGGCTTGTAAACGAGTACGACTTTGACGGAATTGATCTGGCCTGGGAGTTCCCCGAGaccaaagtaaaaaaacaccGCAGCACACTCGGCAATGTTTGGCATAACATTAAAAAAGCATTCGGCGGCGGTAAATTCAAGGACGAGAAAGAAGAGGAGCACCGGAATGGATTTACAAATCTAGTGCGTGATCTCAAGGTTCAATTAAGATCAAGAAATAAGGCCTTGACACTCACCGTGTTGCCTCACGTCAATGCCACCA TTTATTACGACGCGAGACTTCTCGCTCCCAACATCGAGGCCGTTCATTTGATGGCCTTCGATCAAGTAACACCTGAAAGAAATCCCAAAGAAGCTGATTATCCAGCGCCGATTTACGAAAGTTACAACCGCGTTCCCCAAGACAACATTGATGCTGCTGTCAG ATACTGGCTGGAACATGGAACTCCCGGTGGTAAGATAGTCATAGGAATACCAGCATTTGCACGAACATGGAAATTGACATCAGAAAGCCAAATCTCTGGAGTACCGCCAATCGTAGCTGATGGACCGGGTGCCGAGGGACCACACACAGCGACTCCAGGTATTTTGGCCTACGGAGAAGTGTGCACACGTCTGACAGAAAGCCATGTCGGTAGATTAAGACGCGTCGGTGATCCATCAAAAAAATACGGCAGCTACGCGTATCAATCTTACAATCCTGAGACGGGGGTTGACGGAGTATGGGTCGGGTACGAAGACCGCGACACTGCGGGAAACAAAGCTAGTTATTCCAAAGCCAAGGGTCTCGGTGGTGTAGCCATTTGGGATCTTTCCACAGATGATTTCCGAGGCATTTGCGCTGGCGATAAATTCCCTATCGTTCATGCTGCTAAAGATAAACTgtaa